The following is a genomic window from Gymnodinialimonas ceratoperidinii.
TCGTCCGACTGGCCCTGCAGCTTGATCTCCACGAAAACTGTGGTCACCCGCCCCACGGCCCGCGGGTTCACCAGCGCCACGTAATCCCGGATCACGCCCGATGCCTCCAGCCGCTGCACCCGCCGGTGACAGGCCGAGGGCGACAGGTTAACCTTCTCTGACAATTCCGCGTGGGTCATCCGACCGTGACGCTGCAAGGCGCGCAAAATCGACACATCCATATCGTCCAACTCGACTTCCGTGGTGATTTCTCGTGCCATTACCGCTCCCTGCGCAAATATCTCGCGTGTTATCGCTCACATCCGGGGCAGGTTTCAAAGCTTTTTCACCTGCACAGGCGTAAGCCCGTCCCACACGTTTGTTTTGGGAGGAACAACAGATGCACATTGGATGCCCCACAGAAATCAAACCGCAGGAATTCCGCGTCGGGATCACCCCTGCTGCCGCACGGGAAGCTGTCAGCCACGGCCACACAGTCACCATGCAGGCGGGCGCGGGCCTCGGCGCGGGTTTCACGGATGAGGATTACACCACCGCCGGCGCGCAGATCGCCCAGAGCGCCGAGGAGGTCTTTGCCAACGCCGAGATGATCGTGAAGGTGAAGGAACCCCAGGCAGTCGAACGCGCGATGCTGCGCAAGGGTCAGATCCTCTTCACCTACCTCCATCTGGCTCCCGACCCCGAGCAGACGGCGGATCTTCTGAAAAGCGGCGTCACCGCCATCGCCTATGAGACGGTGACCGACCGCAACGGCGGCTTGCCCCTGCTGGCCCCGATGTCCGAGGTCGCTGGCCGACTGGCGCCGCAGGTCGGCTCCTGGGCGCTGCAGAAAGCCAATGGCGGACGCGGCGTGCTGATGGGCGGTGTGCCCGGCGTCGGCCCGGCCGAGGTTCTGGTGATCGGCGGCGGTGTCGTCGGCACGCAAGCCGCCCGCGTGGCGGCAGGAATGGGCGCGGATGTCACCATTCTCGACCGGTCGATCCCGCGCCTGCGCTACCTCGATGACGTCTATCGCGGCGTCTTCAAGACCCGCTACGCCAGCGCCGATGCGACGGCCGATCTCATCACCCGCGCCGATATGGTGATCGGGGCGGTCCTGATCGCCGGTGCCGCCGCGCCGAAACTGGTGACGAAGGCTCAACTCTCGACCATGAAGCCCGGCGCGGTGATCGTCGACGTGGCTATCGACCAGGGCGGCTGCTTCGAGACCTCCAAGGCCACCACCCATCAGGATCCGATCTACGAGGTCGACGGCGTCGTGCATTACTGCGTTGCCAACATGCCCGGCGCCGTGGCCCGGACCTCGACGCTGGCCCTCGGCAACGCCACCATGCCCTTCATGCTGGCGCTGGCTGACAAGGGGTGGAAACAGGCCTGCGCCGATGATCCGCATCTTCTGGAGGGCCTCAACACCCACGAAGGCCAGCTGACAAACTACCCCGTGGGCAAGGCGCTTGGCATCGACGTGCTTTCGCCGTCCCTCGCGATCAAGGGCTGACTGCCTCTTGCTGCCCGCGTGCCGCATTGGCGCGCGGGCATGTTCTCCGCATCCATAGCCCGCGCAGCAGTTCCATCCCGCAGGATCCGCGTGTTAGGCACGCGACGTCAGGGCGAACTTTTTGCCCTCGCGTCCGTTGACCTGCTGAACCGCTCTAAAAGGAGACGCAGCATGCACAAGACGCTAGAAGCAGCCAGCAAGTTTGAAACGTTCGATCTGCCGAAACTCGGCGGTGGCACCCTCACCGTTGGCGCCCCGAGCGCGCCCTACGATTGGCAGATGATCGTGGTCTATCGCGGCAAACACTGCCCGATCTGCAAGACCTACCTGGGCGATCTGCAAAGCCAGCTTTCCGCCTTTCACGACAACAACGTAGAGGTCATCGCGATCTCGACCGATCCCGAGGAGAAGGCCGAGAGCTTTATCGGTGAAATCGGTCTGGAAGCGCCCGTGGGCTACGACCTGAGCCTCGATCGCGCCGCGTCGCTCGGGCTCTACGTGTCAGACCCGCGCAGCCCGCAGGAAACCGATCGGCCCTTTGCCGAACCCGGGCTGTTTGTGGTCAACGCTGACGGAGAGTTGCAGATCGTGGATATCTCCAATGCGCCCTTCGCCCGACCGGAGCTCGCGCGCGTGGCCAAGGGGCTTAGCTTCATCCGCGAAAAGGACTACCCGATCCGCGGCACCCACGCCGCCTGATCCGGCACAAAAAAGGGCCGGGGCGCGCAGTGCCGCCCCGGCCTTTCCCATTGACGATCCGGTCGCTCAACCGCGCGCCTTCAGGCTGTCGCGGATCTCCAGCAGAACGTCCAGCTGGCTCGGGCCGCTGTCGACTTCCGGCGCCACTTCGTCCGGCTTCTCCGCCGCCGCCTTCACCCGGTTCACCATCTTCACGAGCATGAAGACGACGAAGGCGATGATCAGGAAGTTGACGACCGCCATGATGAACTGACCCACGGCGAAGACCGGCACGCCCGCTTCCGTCGCGGCCTCGATGGAGGCAAACTCACCGTCGCCCAGAACGTAGAACCAGCCCGAGAAATCAATGCCCCCGGTGAAGAGAGCGATGATCGGGTTGATGATGTCGCCCACCAGCGACTGCACGATTGCCGTGAATGCCGCGCCGATGATGATACCAACGGCCATGTCCATCACATTGCCCTTGGCAATGAAATCCTTGAATTCGTTAATCATTTGGGTGTCCCAATCTCGTTTGATCCGCAGCGGAGGATTTCGTTGTCCTGCGCGCTTATGCACAAGCCCCCTCTCGCAAAGCCACATTCGCCGGGCTGGTAGCCTCAGGCAAGGGGACATATCTCGAGGCAGACGCATATTGGCAAGGACCACACGATGACCTCTCTCACAGATCACCCGATTAATTCCCGCTGGCCCGCCACCAATCCGGATGTGATCCAGCTCTACTCGTTTCCGACACCCAATGGCGTGAAGGTCTCCATCGCGCTGGAAGAAATGGGCCTGCCCTACGAGGTGCACCGCGTCACGCTCTCCGCCGCGGATGTGAAAAGCCCCGAGTTTCTGGCGCTGAACCCCAACAACAAGATCCCCGCGATCATCGATCCCAACGGCCCCGACGGCGCGCCGCTGGAACTGTGGGAATCCGGCGCGATCCTGATCTACCTCGCCGAGAAATCAGGCAAGCTGCTCGGCACGACCGCCGCGCAGAAATACGAGATCATCAAGTGGGTGATGTTCCAGATGGGAGGCCTCGGCCCGATGCTCGGCCAATTGGGCTACTTCTCGAAATATGCGGGTTCCGAAATCGAAGACCCGCGCCCGAAGGAGCGCTTCGTGGTAGAGGCAAAGCGCCTGCTCGCAGTGCTGGAGAAACACCTCTCGGACCGTGTCTGGATGGTCGGGGAAGAATACTCCATCGCCGACATCGCCATCGCCCCTTGGCTCGCCGCGCTGGATTTCTACGGCACGCAGGAGGCGGTCGGCTGGCACGACCTCACCCACCTTCCCGCCTACCTCGATCGCTTCAACACCCGCGACGCGGTGAAGGTCGGACGCGTCACGCCACCCCGCGAAGTCTGACGCGCCCCGAGAGACAGAAAAGGCGCGCCGGTCCTCCGACGCGCCTTTATCTTCCAGCCAACAACAATCCTCGGGTTCAGCCCGGCAAGGACCCGTTCAGAACATAGCGCAGGATCTGAACCACCTGCTCAGGCTCCTCCGCCGTGGCAAGCGCCGCGGCATGGACCTCTTTCAACGCATGCTGATGCTCCGGCATCGACAGCACGATCAGCGATTTGCCAAGCGCACTGGCGTAGCCCGCGTCAAACGCCGCGTTCCACTGCTTGTACTTCTCTCCGAACCGCACAACGACAACGTCGGCCTTCTCGATCCCGAGGCGCGTGCGAATGGCATTCACCTTCGCGCCCTTGTGGTCATGCCAATACTTGTTCGGCTCTTCGCCGAGGATCGCCACGCCGCAATCATCGCTCGCCGCATGATCCGTCACGGGGCCGGAGAACGTCACATCCAGCCCCTCCGCGCCGGTCACGATCTGCTCGCGCCAATCGGTGTGGATTTCTCCCGACAGATAGACATTGAGTGCCATCCTTCGCTCCTTCATCTTGGCCAATACAACTCATTCAACCGCAGCCACGGCCACCCGCTCCCGGCTCCATCGCGATCAGCCGCGCAGCACGCCACCCGTCGCCTTGGAGACCTTGGCGACAACCTTGCCGGCCACCAATTCGATGTCCTCTTCGGTCAGCGTCTTGTCTTTCGGCTGCATCCGCACCGCGATGGCGATGGACTTGTTGCCCTCGCCCAGCGATCCGCCAATGAACTCGTCGAAGACAGCCACATCCGAGATCAGCGCCTTGTCCGCGCCCGCCGCCGCGTTTACCACGTCCAGCGCGGCCACGTCCGCGGGCACCACGAAGGCGAAGTCCCGCTCCACCGCCTGCAGGTCCGACATGGTCACGGCCCCACGCGTGGCGCTCGTGCTGCGAGGAAGCGGCACCGCCTCGGGGAAGATCGTGAACGCCATCGCCGGTCCCTTCACATCCATCGCGGCCAGCACCTTGGGGTGGATCTCGCCGAACACGCCCAGCACTTTCTTCGGGCCAAGGCAGATCATCCCGTGACGCCCCGGATGCCATTGATCCCCCGCCCCGCGCAGGATCTGCGCTTTCGCGGGCGCACCGATGGCCGAGAGCACCGCCTCGGCATCGGCCTTCACGTCAAACACATCGACCGCACGCCGCGCGCCATGAGGGTCACGCGGGCCGGTGTGGCCGACCAGAAGACCGGTTGCGACCAGATGCTGTTCACCGGGCTCACCGCCTTCAAACGCGGCACCCACCTCGAAGAGCGCGAGGTCCATCCGGCCGCGCGCCTGGTTGCGGGCCGCGGCCTGCAACAGACCGGGCAGCACAGCGGGGCGCATGTGCGACATCTCGGAGGAGATCGGGTTCTCCAGCATCACGTCATCGGAGCCGCCGCCGAACAGCTCGGCGCTGGCCTTGTCGATGAAGGAGTAGGTCACGCATTCGTTGTAGCCGAGTGCCGCAATCGTCCGGCGCGCGGCACGTTCACGCTTCTGCATCGGGGTCAGCACCGGGGCCGGAACACCCGGCTCCCGCGGCAGAGGCTGCGGCTCCAACTGTGAAAGAGACGTCACGCGCGCGACTTCTTCTACAAGATCAGCTTCGCCATGCACGTCGCGACGCCAGCTTGGGACGGCCACTTCCAGCACGTCCTCGCCACTGACCTCGAAGCCCAGCGCCGTCAGGATGCGCGCCTGTTCATCGGCGGCCACGTCCATGCCGACAAGCGACTTCACCCGGTCGGGCCGCAGCGTATAGCTCCGCGCGGTGTCGAGCGCGGCGCCGGCTTCCACGACCTCTGAAGCCTCGCCGCCGCAAAGCTCCAGCACCATTTGCGTCGCCGCATGCAGGCCGGGTAGCGTGTAGTCCGGATCGACCCCACGCTCGAAACGGTAGCGCGCGTCGGAGTTGATTTTCAGCGCGCGGCCTGCGTAGGCGATGGCCACCGGGTCCCACCAGGCGCTCTCGAGGAAGACGTTCACCGTCTCCTCGGTGCAGCCGGTCTCGGCGCCGCCCATGATGCCGGCGATGCTTTCGGGTCCCTTGTCGTCGCTGATGACCATGTGCCCCTCGGGGAGCTTGTAGGTCTTCTCGTCCAGCGCCTCGATTTCCTCGCCGCCTGCGGCCTTGTGCACCCGCAGGTTGCCCGAAACCTTGTCGGCGTCGAAGACGTGGAGCGGCCGGTTCTGGTCGAAGGTGAAATAGTTGGTGATATCCACCAGCGCCGAGATCGGTCGTAACCCGATGGCGCGCAGGCGGTCCTGCAACCACGCGGGGCTCGGGCCGTTCTTGACGCCCCGGATCAGCCGCCCGGTGAAATGCGGCGCGGAGGCCAGCGTATCGGCGTCGATAGTGACGTTGATCGGGCTCTTGAAGCTGCCCTTGATCTCGCTTGGCTCGTGAGGCTTCAGCACCCCCACGCCGCGCGCCGCGAGGTCCCGCGCGATGCCGCGGATGCCGAGCGCGTCCTGACGGT
Proteins encoded in this region:
- a CDS encoding Lrp/AsnC family transcriptional regulator gives rise to the protein MAREITTEVELDDMDVSILRALQRHGRMTHAELSEKVNLSPSACHRRVQRLEASGVIRDYVALVNPRAVGRVTTVFVEIKLQGQSDETFDAFEKAVVRLDDVLECHLMAGTADYLLKVVARDSEDFARIHRQHLARLPGVAQMQSSFALKTVFKTTALPL
- the ald gene encoding alanine dehydrogenase; the encoded protein is MHIGCPTEIKPQEFRVGITPAAAREAVSHGHTVTMQAGAGLGAGFTDEDYTTAGAQIAQSAEEVFANAEMIVKVKEPQAVERAMLRKGQILFTYLHLAPDPEQTADLLKSGVTAIAYETVTDRNGGLPLLAPMSEVAGRLAPQVGSWALQKANGGRGVLMGGVPGVGPAEVLVIGGGVVGTQAARVAAGMGADVTILDRSIPRLRYLDDVYRGVFKTRYASADATADLITRADMVIGAVLIAGAAAPKLVTKAQLSTMKPGAVIVDVAIDQGGCFETSKATTHQDPIYEVDGVVHYCVANMPGAVARTSTLALGNATMPFMLALADKGWKQACADDPHLLEGLNTHEGQLTNYPVGKALGIDVLSPSLAIKG
- a CDS encoding redoxin domain-containing protein codes for the protein MHKTLEAASKFETFDLPKLGGGTLTVGAPSAPYDWQMIVVYRGKHCPICKTYLGDLQSQLSAFHDNNVEVIAISTDPEEKAESFIGEIGLEAPVGYDLSLDRAASLGLYVSDPRSPQETDRPFAEPGLFVVNADGELQIVDISNAPFARPELARVAKGLSFIREKDYPIRGTHAA
- the mscL gene encoding large conductance mechanosensitive channel protein MscL translates to MINEFKDFIAKGNVMDMAVGIIIGAAFTAIVQSLVGDIINPIIALFTGGIDFSGWFYVLGDGEFASIEAATEAGVPVFAVGQFIMAVVNFLIIAFVVFMLVKMVNRVKAAAEKPDEVAPEVDSGPSQLDVLLEIRDSLKARG
- a CDS encoding glutathione S-transferase family protein, translated to MTSLTDHPINSRWPATNPDVIQLYSFPTPNGVKVSIALEEMGLPYEVHRVTLSAADVKSPEFLALNPNNKIPAIIDPNGPDGAPLELWESGAILIYLAEKSGKLLGTTAAQKYEIIKWVMFQMGGLGPMLGQLGYFSKYAGSEIEDPRPKERFVVEAKRLLAVLEKHLSDRVWMVGEEYSIADIAIAPWLAALDFYGTQEAVGWHDLTHLPAYLDRFNTRDAVKVGRVTPPREV
- a CDS encoding YtoQ family protein, which gives rise to MALNVYLSGEIHTDWREQIVTGAEGLDVTFSGPVTDHAASDDCGVAILGEEPNKYWHDHKGAKVNAIRTRLGIEKADVVVVRFGEKYKQWNAAFDAGYASALGKSLIVLSMPEHQHALKEVHAAALATAEEPEQVVQILRYVLNGSLPG
- the pheT gene encoding phenylalanine--tRNA ligase subunit beta — translated: MAERFSLNVKDNDMKFTLSWLKDHLDTEATVTEITDALTDLGLEVEGVEDRAAALANFTIAHVKSAEKHPEADRLRVCQVETEDGVQQIICGAPNAREGIHVVLAKPGDYIPGLDITIGVGKIRGIESFGMMASERELMLSDEHDGIIELEDATVGQKFVDWLAKHDPAKVDPVIEIAITPNRQDALGIRGIARDLAARGVGVLKPHEPSEIKGSFKSPINVTIDADTLASAPHFTGRLIRGVKNGPSPAWLQDRLRAIGLRPISALVDITNYFTFDQNRPLHVFDADKVSGNLRVHKAAGGEEIEALDEKTYKLPEGHMVISDDKGPESIAGIMGGAETGCTEETVNVFLESAWWDPVAIAYAGRALKINSDARYRFERGVDPDYTLPGLHAATQMVLELCGGEASEVVEAGAALDTARSYTLRPDRVKSLVGMDVAADEQARILTALGFEVSGEDVLEVAVPSWRRDVHGEADLVEEVARVTSLSQLEPQPLPREPGVPAPVLTPMQKRERAARRTIAALGYNECVTYSFIDKASAELFGGGSDDVMLENPISSEMSHMRPAVLPGLLQAAARNQARGRMDLALFEVGAAFEGGEPGEQHLVATGLLVGHTGPRDPHGARRAVDVFDVKADAEAVLSAIGAPAKAQILRGAGDQWHPGRHGMICLGPKKVLGVFGEIHPKVLAAMDVKGPAMAFTIFPEAVPLPRSTSATRGAVTMSDLQAVERDFAFVVPADVAALDVVNAAAGADKALISDVAVFDEFIGGSLGEGNKSIAIAVRMQPKDKTLTEEDIELVAGKVVAKVSKATGGVLRG